One Oryza sativa Japonica Group chromosome 8, ASM3414082v1 DNA window includes the following coding sequences:
- the LOC4345032 gene encoding cytosolic sulfotransferase 3, translated as MANKGGEPAARAAVRHGGGPVAFKDAVDVDATPVRPPTELAAAVSALPAGVSYGQPMRCYGGTWVFESWAQGVVAMHRGGLVPRAGDVLLASLPKSGTTWLKALAFATMARRACPPPASPDHPLRRLNPHDCVPLLDRLFAAGRDALLDELPSPRLMCTHMPLSLLPPAVADGNSNTKIIYICRDQKDRLVSIWHFRKRNVPDLLLQEVYESICDGTGFAGPVWDHLLGYWRASKIDLGRVLFLKYEEVLRDPVNTVRELAQFVGQPFSDTEEEAGIVAEIVKLCSLESLRSQKANKEGIQGVYIKFSHDSYFRKGVEGDWRNHMTPKMGEHLDSIMREKFDGSGLTI; from the exons ATGGCGAACAAGGGAGGAGAGCCGGCAGCAAGAGCAGCTGTGCGCCATGGTGGAGGCCCCGTCGCGTTCAAGGACGCTGTCGACGTCGACGCCACGCCGGTGCGCCCTCCgacggagctcgccgccgccgtctccgccctgCCGGCGGGCGTCTCCTACGGCCAGCCGATGCGCTGCTACGGGGGGACCTGGGTGTTCGAGAGCTGGGCGCAGGGCGTGGTCGCCATGCACCGCGGCGGCCTCGTGCCCCGCGCCGGCGACGTCCTCCTCGCCAGCCTCCCCAAGTCGGGGACGACGTGGCTCAAGGCACTCGCGTTCGCCACCATGGCGCGCCGCGcgtgcccgccgccggcgagccccgaCCACCCGCTCCGCCGCCTCAACCCGCACGACTGCGTGCCCCTCCTCGACAGgctcttcgccgccggccgcgacgCGCTTCTCGACGAGCTGCCGTCGCCGAGGCTCATGTGCACGCACATGCCGCtctcgctgctgccgccggcggtggctgaCGGCAACTCCAACACCAAGATCATCTACATTTGCAG GGACCAGAAAGATAGATTGGTCTCCATCTGGCACTTTCGGAAACGCAATGTGCCAGATCTGTTGCTCCAAGAAGTGTATGAGTCTATATGTGATGGCACTGGGTTTGCTGGTCCTGTCTGGGATCACTTGCTTGGTTACTGGAGGGCAAGCAAAATAGATCTAGGCCGAGTGCTCTTCTTGAAATATGAGGAGGTGCTTCGAGACCCAGTGAACACCGTTAGAGAGCTCGCACAATTTGTCGGGCAGCCATTCTCTGACACAGAGGAAGAAGCTGGCATTGTTGCGGAGATCGTCAAGCTATGTAGCCTAGAGAGTCTAAGGAGCCAGAAAGCCAACAAAGAAGGCATACAAGGTGTGTACATCAAGTTCTCGCACGACTCGTATTTTAGGAAGGGGGTGGAAGGGGACTGGAGGAACCACATGACTCCTAAGATGGGCGAACATCTGGATTCGATTATGCGAGAAAAGTTTGATGGATCGGGGCTCACCATATGA
- the LOC4345031 gene encoding cytosolic sulfotransferase 1: MGSTGEVMLASGGGAAPAPATSRDGRGAAAGLGPVAFKDAADADAIPVRPPTEHDAAVSAMPARVFHNLKLRQHQGYWVLDAWARGAVAMQRGGGGLVPRADGDVLLASLPKSGTTWLKALAFAVMARAAHPPASPDHPLRRLNPHDCVPLVDRLFAPGRDAVLDELPSPRLMCTHMPLSLLPATVADGSSGCKIIYICRDQKDALVSMWHFLKRNGLQNLYESFCEGTCFGGPVWNHILEYWRASKANPSRVLFLRYERLLQDPTDSIRELAEFVGQPFTSSEEEAGVVTEIVELCSMENLMSQKANKEGAQGVFIKFSHDSYFRKGVAGGWTSHMTPEMGRRLDAILRDKFDGSGLTI, encoded by the exons ATGGGTAGCACGGGAGAAGTAATGCTGGCatcgggaggaggagcggcgccggcgccggcgacgtcgcgcgacgggcggggcgccgccgcggggctgGGGCCCGTCGCGTTCaaggacgccgccgacgccgacgccatcCCGGTGCGCCCTCCCACGGAGCAcgacgccgccgtgtccgccatGCCGGCGCGCGTCTTCCACAACCTGAAGCTGCGACAGCACCAGGGGTACTGGGTGCTCGACGCctgggcgcgcggcgcggtcgccatgcagcgcggcggcggcggcctcgtgcCCCGCGCCGACGGCGACGTCCTCCTCGCCAGCCTCCCCAAGTCGGGGACGACGTGGCTCAAGGCGCTCGCGTTCGCCGTCATGGCGCGGGCGGCGCACCCGCCGGCGAGCCCCGACCACCCGCTCCGCCGCCTCAACCCGCACGACTGCGTGCCCCTCGTCGACAGGCTCTTCGCCCCCGGCCGCGACGCGGTTCTCGACGAGCTGCCGTCGCCGAGGCTGATGTGCACGCACATGCCGCTGTCGCTGCtgccggcgacggtggccgaCGGTAGCTCCGGCTGTAAGATCATCTACATTTGCAG GGATCAGAAGGATGCATTGGTCTCCATGTGGCACTTCCTGAAGCGCAATGGGCTACAAAATCTGTACGAGTCCTTCTGCGAGGGCACATGCTTCGGGGGCCCTGTTTGGAATCACATTCTCGAGTACTGGAGGGCAAGCAAAGCGAACCCAAGCAGGGTGCTCTTCCTTAGATATGAGCGGCTGCTTCAAGACCCAACAGACAGCATCAGGGAGCTAGCCGAGTTCGTCGGGCAGCCATTCACTAGCTCCGAGGAAGAAGCTGGTGTTGTCACGGAGATCGTAGAGCTCTGTAGCATGGAGAATCTCATGAGCCAGAAGGCCAACAAGGAAGGCGCCCAAGGTGTGTTCATCAAGTTCTCTCACGACTCGTATTTCCGGAAGGGGGTGGCAGGGGGTTGGACGAGCCACATGACCCCTGAGATGGGAAGACGTCTGGATGCGATTCTCCGGGACAAGTTTGATGGGTCAGGACTCACTATCTGA